The sequence ACCATGATGTGAAGTCTGAAAGTTAATGAGTTTAATTAGATCCTGTAGTACTACATTAATATCAGTGAAGTTACACCAGCTTGGGAGatgagcaatttttttcattctattatTATATGCTTTAGAAGAAGATAAAGAGAGCACAGATTGGCTTGCCATcacataagaaaaaaagcaataaggAGATAACTAGAGGTATTGAAAATTACACTGGTCCAGGACCCTGCAGTAGCTAACTAATGCCAGGATTGTAATACAGAATTATGATAGCTCAGAAAGATAAGGCATAGTAAATCCTTCCTTCATGAGGCCTTAAAATAATCGGCTTCTGCCTACCATCTTGCTTAACATTAGTTTAGAAGCTGATTTAAAGTATGAACCAGTGGGATACCTGAATAGTATGGGATCCTTCCTCTTAGAAGGGCAGGAAGTAAGCGGTGCCACCAGAAAATCATGACAAACTACCAAAGGCTTTTAAATCTCGTAGCAATAATGGGGGTTGCAGGAGAAGGGCAAAACCAAAGTGACAATCAGAATGATATGCTACTAGTCAAGTATCATCACATCATGACAAATAGTGTGCACATTGACTTTAGAGAAACGGAAGAAGTTCCTGGATATTACCATTACTTAGGGATATTTTGTTTATGGAAACAAAGATGATTTCAAAATGGACCTAGATGACTCTACATTAGTAGACTGGGCTCCTGGAAAAGATGCAAGAGTATTTGCACATTTCTTCTAATAAGCTCAACAGCTTTTTATTGGCAAGAGGGGCATTTGTTGAATTTTCTTCTCCAGCACTGTCAGTTTTCACCTCAATCTCTGAACATTTGCCAATTGGCAAATAAAACAAAGGACCTGGTAACTGCAGAAAACCCTGTATATAagcttcttcagaaaatatttgtttataatgAACTCTGAAGTGCACATGGAGTCTGGAAATACAGAGTTTATTACACTGCAATATTGGAGACTGACGAGTATTCCTATTTTGCCTACAAAGTTACTTTTAATGTGCAGAAATTAAATGTAGCCCTCAGATACAAGGACAGACCTCTCTGACCTGTACATCACTAGAACCACTCCTTCCAGACTGCAAATGCTGCAGTGGCAATTTGGTTTGTCTGCAAACAACAAGCAATTCAAGACTTCTAATGGCCCAAGTCATATGCTAGACCCAGTTTTTCTAACTGAACTCAGAAATCTAACGCAAGTTTAATGCTTGCAGtgcattttccattttaactAGCACTTCTCAACAAAACAGTGATATCCTATGTTATACAAGTGAAAATGTTATTTAGCCTCtttcatgataaaaaaaaaagtaatcattctTTGGCTTATTTTTCCTATGTATACCACTAGAGGGTATTACTTACTATTACAAATAACGAAGCTGATAGGCTAATTCTTAGATTACATAGGAGAATGTAAGACATTCATGAGTCATTAAGCTAAAGAAACATCTTGAGAAAactcatggggttttttttccagcttctacTCTATCACTCCTTCTGTGTTTGAATACTGATTTTTAGATGGTCAGGTgatctgtttttccatttatcAATATAAGCAACGTTGTGATTGCATTATTTATTAAATGTTGCAGTTGGATGCTgtgtacagaaaataaatataaggcTTAGAATGCAGTTATAAGGAAATTACTTGCCCTTAAAGCAGACCATCTACCTTAGAGAGAAGTGCTgcgttatttttcttttttctttttttttttttcagttactggtGTAATACCCTAAGTTACATGAACTAATCCCAAGGGCAGGTATACGTTTTTTGATTTGATAGAAACAAAACTTCTGTTGCTTTCACCCcaaaaatttcttttcatctgagCATATTGTGACCGTTTATGGTATGTACTACCTTACTTGCATGTGTTTTGTTTAGGTAAAAACCCACAGGGTTTAGTTTAGCTTAGCTCAAACTATCCTAATCATTTAGCAGTAGCTGTTTTAGTCCTATGTGTACCTTTTCAAGCTAACACATAGgctaaacaataataaaattgcTTTGCTTTACACTTGCGCATTTTATCTAACTCAGCAGATAGATATAAAGAGCTTTGTTCTTGTTTACTACAGTTACCTATATAAAGAAATTGCAGGAGAGATTACAGATTGATATACAGAGCTATAATTACTATTGATCAGTTTTCCTATCAAGATTGGTGCTTCAGGAACTTAGCCTTCAAGAGCCCACTTAAACTTTGTGTTATCTTAAGAAAAACATGTACTCATAGGGATTCTAGATTGattccatattttttaatttataaattatcTGATCTCCTAAATATGTCAGTCTTACAgtaaaaagcattcattttttacAGCAAGTCCTCAGAGACAGTATAGCACAAGACATTGTGGACAGATGGACAATGAACTAAGAAAGCTTTAAGTTATTTCTGGTTTCTAAGTGAATAGCCAAACAACTCTTCCATAACCGAGTGATCAAAATACCAACACTTAAATTGCTGATACATTAGGAAGTCCAGAAAAATAATAACTAGGTTTCTTGATGATCTATTTTCCTATTTCCTGCCAGCACAGAGGTAAAGCTGTATAGGCATATTTGCTAGACTTGTAATTAGTGGACTTGTATCCTAAAGTATTTCAGGCTTCCACATTTGGAGAAGTGATTGTAATTGCTTCAGTTTTTGTTTCATAACTGCTTTCACTACTGTATTTCTTCTCCAGCTGTCTACCTCCAAATCCAACATATCCTTTCCCATTTCCTCATGGTTTAAATTAGGGTCATTAATTTTGCATTGGAAGCATACCCAGTACTTGATTTGAAACAAATAAGGATTCTCATTCTATACCCTTGACAGAAATGTACTTCTCCTTACTGAGAAACCAGTCACATGTACAATTTCTTTGGCATTCAGCCCAACTGATGGGGTCAGAAGCCTCTGGCaaaaggaagaaggagcagctggGCATGGAGAAAGAGGGACAGGATCTTCTCAAGGGAATATTCTGCCAACTGAGTTTTTATTTCATCAGCAGCTGATGCACTTTAAGAGCTCCCCACCTCCTCAGTTGTGCTACAACTGTTTGGCCATGCTCTGAGGGTGGAAGCTGCCAACAGGTAAGACAAAGAGCATAAATTTGTTTATATGTAATAAAAAGGTGAAGTGGTACCATAGATATTTCTCCATTCTTCCTAAACCAAATGTAGTTGTCGGGTGCAATACACCTGACATGATTGTCTGTAGTCTAGAAGTTGAAGCCTACTCTGATAAGAGAATATTAATCATCTTGAACAAGTCATCTTTTTCTCATATGTAAGAAGGTGGGATCTTTTACCTAGAAGACCTGGCCTAGTTCAACCAGTTATTGGAACTGAGGGGGGAATTACTTGAAGGATGCACACAGCCTGCATGAATACAAGTTCAGAACAGGTAATTGTGCCAGTTACAAACTGAAAGCCTCTCCATGCCTTAGAATCCTCTCTGGATGGGAAGGTGGGTGTGCTGGTTCTCCAGCATCAGTCCAGCCCCATGCAGTACTGCACAAAAACTGCTTCATAATTAAATACTCTTTATTCCTGACATGTTTCAACTCTTTTGAGATGTTTGTACTATGCATACAAAATTGAAGCAAAATCACTATGTATTTGACCTactacatttttttattataccAAAAATTATAATTCAATAAAATGCAGCAAtaggaatttttatttccttttaatatacTATGTGTTACTAATTTTGCTAACTTGTGGCttttgtaattacttttaaacattatttagcCTGTTATTGCAAGTCCAAGTACTATCTTTTAATCTCTATTTTGGCCATGACCAAACAGAAAGTGATCCAAATCTGCtcaaatgacagaagaaaacatagTAACCTTCAGAATCTATTGTAGCCTATCTACATGTGTTTAAAACTGACTCTCATTGGCAGATGCAAGCACTTAAAGCAGTAGGAATGGTATAGCAACTAACAGTATAGCTACTGTGTAAGCTTCCCTAGCAATGGATGAATATATTTGTATGTAGGTGAATTTTCACATGGTATTATTCATCTCTGGGTCTACTGTTTTGCTAGTGTTGCTGTACATGATTAAACAGCTGTTGTTTTCCACCCAGGAGATGGCTGTACTTCAGCGGCTGGTAAAGTGATACCTGTACATATATTCAGGACCTACTTTAAGATCCTTTCGTGTTAGTGATGTTATAAGACTTTCCTGGATGATTTTGTCTAAATGTAAGATGACACTGGATGAGTCTTCCATTTTTGAACTCTGCTAAATGTCTACACAGACACAGTCCATATGTTCCAATCCAAACACCTCAGCTGGCATTAGCTGCCAATGTAGGaagaagaacaaagagaaaaaaaaatgaccatgTTGTGACTGAGCTTTCAGAAAAGGCAGAGCATGAAAGAAGACAGCAAAACTGGAATAAGATGGCACAAAAGTCCAGTTAGGCGCTTCAAGACAGTCATCTTAAATCTATTTCTccattttaaatggcttttgttttcaagtgCTGCTTCATTTCACATTGCCAGCcccaaagcaaaaataaaaaacaaaagcaagattaAACAGAGTCATGAGGCTGAGCTAAAAATCACACTATTTGCAAAGGTTTCTAGCATGTCTGGGGAACGACTGCAGTTATTTTGTCACGCCCTTGCCTACTGCAGGCAGCCACGCTGACTGCCACCACCAGCCCTCCCAAACGTGAGTCAGACCATGCAAAGGCCCACGCTGACGTCACCCGACGCCAACCTCCCTCTAAAATTCAAACCGCTCATGCTGCACCACCCGCCAAGCGCTCGCCCAGCCCCTCAGGCCTGCTGAGTCCTTTCCGGGGTTTCCTTCCTCTTCAGCGGCTGCAACACCATCTTCCCTCCCGCCCGCGCCCTGACAGACAGGGCTTTGACCCCCCTCATCTGGGAACAAGGCTATATGAGACAGGAAACCGTCTCTTAGAGCACGTAGGAAGTTACCTCGAGATCAGAGGAGATTATGGCAGCGGCCcattttgttccttaaaaaaataatcaactaataaaacaaagaaacctcAGGGAAGGTGACTTGTGCCTCCAAACCAGGGGGCCTTGCTGTGGGGCATCCCACTGAGCTACGACCtgtggagaggggagggaagccCAAGGCAGGctgaggcagggcaggagggaccctGGAGGGAAGCAGAGTGTGCCTCAGGGTGCCATGGCAAACCCGAGCAGAGAGGACGTGCTGAGAGAGCGCTGGCGAGAAGATGGAGGAGGTGTGTTGGCGAGCCACCCTCTGATGTCTTCAGCCCAAGGTCCAGGCGAATttttcggggagggggggacgggccTGTGGTAAAGCGGTGCGTGaggagcacagccctgctctctgaGGGGTTGCAGAAAGCACAGGGGTCTCGCACCCCACCGTACTCAACTCGCCAGCGGGGCCCTTCACCTTCATTCACCCCCCAGCCAGGACGGCCCTACCCGCCGGGGAAGGTCTGAATGGCCCGAAGggactggggaaggagagggcgcTCCCCACAGGCACCGAGCCGCCGCCATCCTCCCGGCCTACCGCCGCCCTCAGCGACGCCGCCCGCTCGCTGAGGCGGGCACTGCCCCGGCCTCCTCGCGCCCGGCCCCCCCATGGCGCGCGCGGCAGCACGCATGCGCGGGGCGGTGTCTCCGGAGAACTCCTActgcccggcgccgccgccattTTGGTGCTCGGCTCTGAGAGGGGAGGGAACCCATAGGAGAAAACGGGAGCCCGGCGCTtctgcctcccccgccccccctccctccccgtctGGCTCCGGCGCTGAGGCACCGTAGCAGGCTACCTTCGCCGCCTTCCTGGGCTGCCTGTCCTTGTCAGCCGCCGCTGCTCTTCGCCACCCgcccggccgggcccgccgcAGGCCTGAGAGAGAGGCGGGAAGGATGCCCTGCACACCCCGCCGCTGAGGGAGACTCGGGGGCCCTGACCGCCGCGTCTGGCCAGCCCCACCCCAGCCGCTCCTCGGTCCTCCGCCTCCAGAGGCACGGAGCTTGCTTCACCCTTATTCCCCTTTCCCTGGGCTTCCTATCTGCTGGGCTGAGCGCTAGCCGCTTCCTCCTAGCCCCCAGCCCGCTCCGCCTCCCAGGCCTCCTTGCCCAGGCCTTCCCTTCTCCGGGTCTCTCCCTCTGCCTAGGGCCTTCGGGCTCTtcaccttccttccccctctcccttccccttccctgcccggAGCCATGTCCTCTGCCGCTCGTTTCGATTCGTCGGACCGCTCCAGCTGGTACGTGGGCCCGGTGTCTCGGGCGGAGGCGCAGACGCGGTTGCAGGGGCAGCGGCATGGCATGTTCCTGGTGCGGGACTCCTCCACCTGCCCGGGGGACTACGTGCTCTCGGTGTCCGAGAACTCCCGGGTTTCCCACTATATCATTAACTCCTTGCCCAACCGCCGCTTTAAGATCGGCGACCAGGAGTTTGAGCACCTGCCCGCCCTGCTGGAGTTCTACAAGATCCACTACCTGGACACCACCACCCTCATCGAGCCTGCGCCCAGGTGAGTGCCACCCTCCCTCCGCCCCACCCACTGCCATCTTTGCTCGAGGTGGCGCAAGGAGGGAGGGTGTCTTAGTCCAACCTAGCAGCTCCAGGATCTTAACATTGGATGTAAGGCCACGCTATGTATACTAAGGAAACATTTGGTTACGGCCCTTGTGTGAAACGGTTTCTAACAGTGGTCTTTAGCCCTCTGGATCTCAGTGACCATTATGGCTTGCTCTTTCAGTCAGATCAGGTCCTGTCCTTATAGTGCATGTACACATATTTAAAGTTGCCATGTACCTCTTTACCACTGGCTGTAATTGCATTGCAAGAGGGTGTGGTCGTGCTTTGTGTCAACCTTTTCTTCTGGTATTGTCCTTCTGTTCCTAGGGTGGTTGAGAAGCTGGTTCACAAGTCTTATCCTCAGTGACTGAAGTACAGCCACTGAGCTTAAGTTGCTGTCTGCCCCTGCATCCACACTGATTACAACAGAACAGGCCTTTATGTGATTAGACTGCTTCACCATGTTAAGTCAGCTTTAATACATACTAGAACAGCATTTTCTAAACTTCTAGAGTGGCAtttccacccccaaaaaaatgtaaaacatgtatttatttctcaCAGTTTGGTTGTGGCACTTTTCATCTGTATCTGCATACTGCATGCACTACACTGAGAAATGCTATTCTAGGAGGATGGGAAAATGTGACTTGGCTATGAGATCATTCTTTGTCCTGTTCCCAACATGGGACATACCTGCAATTTGCATCAGTAATCTGCTTATCAAAAGCTTGAGAACatattccttatttttaattaataaagcCTTTCCCAGTATCTTATTTCAAAGCTTTTGGGGTTCCTGGATAGAATGAAGTGAAATAAACGCTAGAAAAATagtgatacattaaaaaaagaaattcagattgCTTTGCTTCTAAATTCTGCAGTTTCAAATCTTACTATGTTTTGCACAGAAAACAACTAAGTTTTGCAGATTAGAAAGTTCTAAGGGGGGAAGAATAATTTTGAGGTTTACAGTCACAATTTAACCTTGGCATAGGCCAGTCAGTAACCTGTCAAAGGTTGACAATAACTTGTCAAGTTGAAAAACTCAACTGGTCAAAAAGTCTTTCTGTAAAGCTGTCAGGTGATGGGAGGGGTGTGACAGAAAGCACTAGCTTCAAGAACTCCTTGAAGTTGCTGAGAAGTCTTCTGTGTAGTGATTGTGCTGTGGCTAGAGAGATatgtaggtggaaaaaaaaaatcactgtcacCATTGCAGGAACCCTTAAATGGAGGTGCCCAGTGTTATGTGCATGCTTAAACTTTTGGACAGTTGGGAGGGAAGAAAGTCTACACTGAAGCAATCTTATCTCTGTTCTCCTTAATCTGGATGCTCTTGTGCCTTTCTGGATGTAAAAACTTAATCATTTATGGCAATGACTGACTTGGCTTTCTCAAAACACTTGAAAACTTAGCAGATTCCACTTGCTTACTTGGTATTTGTTAGGAATTTTGCATGAAACATTTTATAAGCATTTTACAGTACCACTTTACTTTCAAGGTTTTGATTGCATATTGTTCTCTCAGCATACAGAGACAGATGGTACCTAGCCTACCATGAAATGACAAGCTTTTTTATAAAGCAACAAATAGGATTGACTAGGTGGTTTTCCTTAGCATGATTTTTATTCTGAACTCTTCTTAAAAATCAGTGACATGGTTGATGGTTTGAAATTCTGTTTGAAGGAGACTTCCTGTTGCAAGAGGGAGGATGAGAGGTAGCATTTCTggatatgtttatttttagttaATGAACTAGATTTAGAATAGGGGTGGACAGGTTATGTGCCTCAGAACAATTCTTATTTCTCTGGTATTTTCAGGGGAACATCACACGCAAGTGCTTGAGCTTTTGAAGGCTGTTGATTCTTTCAACTTCATAAAGTAGTATGGAGAGGTGGTTTTTGTGGTAGGATTAAGTAATTTATGTATATAGCCATACAACACTTTTAGCCCTTGGAGATGACATTTTAAACTCATAACCAGTTGAAAACCAACTGTTTTAAGCTTTCTATTTGTTTTGTGTCAATACTGAGCTCTGACCATCACTGCAGATGTTCCTGAGCTCTTGCTTATGCACAGTGACTGCTCTCTAAAGGGTTCCCCCTCTCCCCTGGCTTTAGCTGCTGCAGGGTGTCTTAAAGAAGCATGTATCTTTCTGTTTAAGGCTTCTGGCATACCTTGCAAAAATCACAGGGATTTGACTTCCATCTTATTTCGCAAGCAGCAAAAGAGAATTGAAGTAGGCTAATGACATGCATGCTTGCTGTCGTAGCTTAGATAATAAGTATCTGCTATGGCCTATATATGTTAAGATTTCTGACAGCTGCTGTGAATAGAACGTGTAAAGTTTATGGTGAAAATAGACTGCAGTGAAAATAGTCTTATTTGATGAACGATCTTATGTGTTATCACAGACAATGAAATGACTGTATTGGACAGGTGATGGGCAAACTAATAAACAATGATGTGAATAAATTAAAGGTAATATTATGGTTAATAAGGCAAAGAAATATCTCTAGATGGTTAGCTTTTTCGTTCCTTACTCCATTCTTACCGGTGGATGTATTTCATATTGTCTTTTATGAAGATGTCACCGTTAGGTTATTAGGTATTTAAATATGCAGTAAAGATAAGTGCTTTTTAACTAATAATTTTGCTGTTCTATTATAACAACCCTTTGAGAGTAGAAGTTGTAAAATAAGATTAGGGAGCTCAATTCCATATTACTTtccagaaaagaaggaaaaactgttGTCTTCTAAAATAACAGGATCTGCCTatctcttttcttaaagaaaagagtTTCTGTATAGATGTGACTGGTTGTCCCCAAAATTCTGCATGTAAGTAGTAGGATTCAGTTAGAAAGATGCTGTAACACTAATCAGAAAGACAACATTGGACTTCTACCTTTTAGTTAGAAAACTATAAGTTTTTATCATACCCTCCTCTTACTTTTATTCCCTTTTTCCACTATGGTCCCTCAAGTCTGGCATTTAGAATTACTGAATTCTTTAGAAGTGGATGCTaaagttaaaaatacagatgtgatGAACTGAAGAGGATTATTTAGCTCTCCAAGAGCCTCTCCATCCCAAGTCacccaaataatttttatttgtttttatagctATATATAGCTATAACTTAAGCTatagaattaattttattctatAGTTCCTCACAAGAATCTAAAACAGGTGAATGAAGATTTTTGCATTATTCCTCCCAGTTTTCTGCATCCATGATAGATTTTTACCaggtttcagggttttttttattgggttTAATATGGGTATTTAGGCTAATTGCTCGAGAGCATGAGTTACTCATTAAATGCCTCACAGTGCTACCAAGCTAATACTTTTGTTACAAAGCTGAGTAAGTAATTCTCCTCTAATTGGTGCTCCTACTGTAAAACTGGTACTTAGCTTTGTtactggaaatggaaaacaatagCTATTGATTATACCAAATCTTTTTTAAACTTAGGTATCCAAGTCCACCAATGGGATCTGGATCTGCCCCTGCTATGTCCACTGCAGACGAAAATGTGGAATGTGTTCGGACTCTCTATGACTTTCCTGGCAATGATGCTGAGGATCTTCCATTTAAAAAGGGCGAGATACTGGTAATTGTAGAGAAGCCTGAAGAACAGTGGTGGAGTGCCAGAAACAAGGATGGTCGGATTGGGATGATTCCTGTTCCTTATGTAGAAAAGCTAGTCAGATCTACTCATGGGAAGCATGGAAACAGGAATTCCAACAGTTACGGTATTCCAGAACCCGCCCATGCTTATGCTCAACCTCAAACCGCAAGTCCCCTTCCCTCGGTATCCAGTACACCTGGAGCAGTGATCAATCCTCTGCCATCAACACAGAATGGACCAGTCTATGCCAAAGCTATCCAAAAGAGAGTACCCTGTGCTTATGACAAGACTGCGTTGGCATTAGAggtaagttttttttcctctcaagtcATATGGTTTTcaattgttttgtaaaataagaaactgaaaattgttAGTGGCAAAGTTGTTGTGGATGACTTCATGTGGAGTCTGCTTATCTATATCAAGGGACTGCAAAGAAATTATGTTACATTCTGAAGAAAGATCTACACAAATTGCTTCATCTATACCACTTCCTTTAAGAAAAGTGACCAAGTTACTTCAGGACCTGTATTTACCTTCTCTTCTTGCCTGTTCAACATTACAAGTACGTTACAAGGGTAGTGGAGTGTATACATCCTGCTCTGGAACTAAGTGCTAGTGAGAGGATGACTTTGCTTCTCCACTTAATCTTGGTGAAGGAAAGACGTTTCATTAATCATTGCAGTATTCCAGGTTGAGAACTGGCAGTAGCATCCTTCAGAGAAAGGCAAGGATTGCTGATAAACATGGTCTTTCTGATCCTCAACTGTACTATGAGATGCACTTCAGTATCTGGTGCTGAAATCTGGGCACAAATACATCAGAAGTACTCAAGTCCCTTTAACTTTGGTTTTCAGAAGTGGATTTTGAGAAATCTTAAGATCTAAACTGGGGGCAACAGGTTAAATGAAAGGCTGTTGTGTAGTCTCTAAACTTGAGTTGAACCTTTAATAAGTTCTTGCGCTTGccaaagcattttttattttagttaacCCATAGTTCAAAAACATCTCACCTGCAAAAAGTGCCAGTCTCAAAGATGAAATTTGAGCATGCTACAATACTTCAAGGAGCAAATGCAAGGAAACAAGCAAAGGAAGCAACAGCATTTTAGCAAGTAAAATAacagtggttttaaaaatatttttgaacttttcctgttgtttttgcTCAGTTACTTTGCAAGCTAAAGCTGTTACCTATAGCTGATACTTCTGACTGAAATTTGAAAGGTTATATTTGTGACTTCCAGTTATTCATAATAGTTGCCCCAAGTGTTTTTCCTCCTGTATTTGTAAAACCTCTACAGGTGATTATTCTTACGGGGTTAAAAGTTAAATATGTATCACTGGATTTTCCTTGAATCTTATAAAATCTAGCAGCTTGTTATTTGTGACCAGCATGTGAAAATTATCATAGAGCAAAGTGTAAATTCACTGCCAGCTGCACTGTACAGAAGATTCCTGCCAAAACTActgatgcttctgaaaacaaagcaaggcAAGCGATTGATTTTGTTATGTTATCAATGTGTCATGGAATTACTTCAGGGAACTTGCTTTGCTGCAGGGTAGCAGAACCACTTGGAAGGATGGCCCTcacaaacagatttttctgaCTTGCTCTTTAGTGGCCTAATTAATCTTGTATTTTACCTAGTCTAGTGTACCTGTAGGATTAATTCTGTGACTAACATGTAGGCTTGAATTGTTCTGGAGCTTCAAATTGCAGAAGCTTTGTTTGAGAGACTCTTCCACTGAGTTCTAATCACTTATTGCCTCATGTCTTTGTGTCTCCCACCACTGGCATATTTTGTCTTCTGATGTAGtctgttttctttgcaagtgCACCTGAGCCAGGTTGTGGCTTCTCAAGAGGCTTCAGAAACAGAATTCTGGGAACTGatctacattttcatttaaatcagtgTTTACAGCTTCTCCATATCTATCCATGCATAGGGAGCTTTATCAACATCAttatagcaatatttttttttgtcacatgtactactcagaaaaaaattgaaatttttttcatGATCTTCCTTCAGATTGCGTAACACCTGCTGGGCCCTGATGAGGTATTTAATCCCAACCTTGTCAGGGCTCTACATCTCACTAAATGATGTGGACCGTTTGAAGCTTCTATTTTGTAAGAGCGCTGAAATTAGCTAGTGGTAGAAAAAGAACAGGTTATGGGAATATTTTGGGGAAGAAAGTTAATGGTGCTCTTGCAGAATAATAGTATTTGACAGTACTCCACCTTAGTATAGGTGTACTCTAAATCACAGTTCAGCTTGTACCAGTAGAACACCTTCTTAGTATAATTACTGTGTAATCTCATTTAAAGTGATAAAACAATATAGACCAAAATATCTGTTTGCTGGCTCTAGCTTTGTGTGGTCAGCTCAGAGACAGTACTTAAAAGGAAGAGAACACCATCTGGAGTAAATAAAGCTATTGCGTAGTAATCTGCTTGACTTCCTTTTAAGTGGAGGGATGTCATTCTCCTGGGTTCAGCTTGAAAATGGGACAAGCTCTCTGCTTGCAAGTCTAGTTTTTCTGTGTCATGCTATTGTTTACATAAGCTGTCAGAAGTTTTCTTTAAGGAAAGATAAAGATTCGTAGCCCATTACAGGTAAGTTTGTTTTGtaaggaaggtattttttttacatttctcacattaaaaatgtaatttgtgaAACAGGTGAATACTGAAAATCTGAAACAAGATCTGTTTGGTTAGATAACGATGGAgtgttttaacttttaaatagtATTTGAAGTGTGACACTTTAAGGGCAACTACAGTGTTGTTCCTGTAAGGATACTAGTTAATGTGGCATTTATTACAATTTGGACCTTGCTGGGCTAAAATTATTTAGCATTCTTATTGGTAGTATTGAAGTGACTAGCGTCTAAATGTTGACTTGGTCGTACTGCATTATATGCTCTACTTTTattctctaaaataaaaaatggaatagTAATCTGTTTGTaggctaaaataaaattttttagtATAGCTACTATCTCAAAGCATACAGTTGGTATAAATATAACTTTGAGCATCTCCCTG comes from Larus michahellis chromosome 13, bLarMic1.1, whole genome shotgun sequence and encodes:
- the CRKL gene encoding crk-like protein — protein: MSSAARFDSSDRSSWYVGPVSRAEAQTRLQGQRHGMFLVRDSSTCPGDYVLSVSENSRVSHYIINSLPNRRFKIGDQEFEHLPALLEFYKIHYLDTTTLIEPAPRYPSPPMGSGSAPAMSTADENVECVRTLYDFPGNDAEDLPFKKGEILVIVEKPEEQWWSARNKDGRIGMIPVPYVEKLVRSTHGKHGNRNSNSYGIPEPAHAYAQPQTASPLPSVSSTPGAVINPLPSTQNGPVYAKAIQKRVPCAYDKTALALEVGDIVKVTRMNINGQWEGEVNGRKGLFPFTHVKIFDPQNPDENE